TGCGCCCTCTGAACCGATGTGGCGAATCGGTCTAGGTCCCGGCCGGTGGTCCCCCCGCCGCCGACCGTGGCCGTCTTTCTTTTCTATGTGGCTCAAGACGGCGACGGGTTGTACTTCTAGACTTCGGTGGGGTCGTCAGCCTGTGGCCGGGTCTTGTGGACAGTTTCGTCCTCGGCAGTGTGGCTGCGAGCGGGGCTGGACGTGGACTTGCCTCCGGTCTTGTTCTCGTCCATCTCGGACTTGAATATGCGCATCGACCGGCCAAGACCACGCGCGATGTCTGGCAGTCGCTTCCATCCGAAGAGGGCCACGACCACCAGGACGAGGATGACGGCGTGAGGGCCTTCGAAGAGATCTCTGAGGCCCATGGAGAACACCTTTCGTGACTGCGGCCCAAGACGTATCCGGTGCGATTGCACCATATAGTGGAGTTTCGCACTCTCAAGAGCCCCTGATGTAGGGCATCCCCGGGCTTTTTCGGGCGACACCCCGAGCCACTTCCCACCCCTCCTGGGTAGCCTTTGAAAGGCTGAGTCTGCACGCGGAGCGCGTGCAGGTGAGAGGGGTGTGGGAGATGGCTGATTCAGGCGCAAGCGGCTTCCCGCGGATGATCCGCGGGTCCGTCGTGGTGCAACGCCGACGTTGCGGCAAGACCAGCTGCCGCTGTACCGACGGGGTGTCGCTGCACGAGTCAACGGTGCTGAGCTACTCCGAGGATGGGCGCAACCGCACGATCATGTTGGCCTCTGATCAGGTTGGCCCTGTCCGTGCCGCCGTGGACCGGTATCGGGTGGCGCGGGCCAAGCTAGAGGTGGCAGGCAACGCCGGGCTCGCGGGGTTGCTCACCCGCGTCGCAGCCCGCCGGGGCCGGTGAGCTCCTGGACCGCGCTGCTCACTTCGGTCCGCCCGGTGTTCCGGGCGCCGAGCTTCGCGATCTTCACCGACCTCCTCACCGGCTGGGTGCTGGCGCCCGGCCGCCGGACCGTCACCGCGATGATCACCCTCGCCGACCCGGCAGGGGGTCGGGCGCATGACGCCTACCACCGGTTCCTGCGCGACGGCGTGTGGAACCTGCGCGGCCTGTGGCGGCTGCTGGCGACCCATGCCGTCACCAGGTTCGCCCCGACCGCAGTCATCAGCCTGGACTGTGATGACACCCTGTTCCACAAGAGCGGCCGGCAGGTCGCCGGTGCTGGGAACTTCCGCGACGCGGTGCGCTCGACCGGCCAGCGGGTCGTCTACGCGCTCGGCCTGAACCTGGTCGTGGTCACACTGCGCATCACCCCACCCTGGGGATCGATGCCGATCGCCATCCCGGTGAATGCCAGGCTGCACAAGAAGAAAGACCCCATCACGACCGTCGAACACGCCGCCCAGATGATGCGTGAGCTCGCGGCCTGGCTC
The Actinomycetes bacterium DNA segment above includes these coding regions:
- the tatA gene encoding Sec-independent protein translocase subunit TatA, which translates into the protein MGLRDLFEGPHAVILVLVVVALFGWKRLPDIARGLGRSMRIFKSEMDENKTGGKSTSSPARSHTAEDETVHKTRPQADDPTEV